In Clostridia bacterium, the following are encoded in one genomic region:
- a CDS encoding PH domain-containing protein, with amino-acid sequence MSEKFKFSKKYIIISLLNWLAILLIFSGPFVSNFVFFKEHKTITILVIVALILLSIAIPFLSWKTKSFYVTDSEIIYSYGIIFKNKVSVRFDKISNIKIQRNLIDLIFGISKLNFNSGSVVSAGSEIKLVLDRSYADVLKNYFDYILKNPQEHKVESFPRPQKYSLVQIGKAECKEFSLKQKILMPLLSSGSLLIILSIVTVLFILLFFGKFQEISPEETSFELDFTRFNSSYLGWKILGIIALELFVYIIRVVALILKYYNFSIVRNKDQIHLKHGLINQKNYTINIIKINAVIIKQSILQRIFKYAELNLSFVGNFMGDNSNKESIPTKELIPMIKIARLKPFMQNYLDEFFKEIEVIKPKRHRMLHFIWIPMLLILIPEIFINIIFVELDVPVMVAPAISIAIFVLVLIGQLLMMFNAGLGYNNDLILVSNGSYIKNTYIIKKSAIQHIETIAGPIRRKQNLCGLIIRYREALSFVSAKHYDLDLAKKLENDLCSD; translated from the coding sequence GTGTCTGAAAAATTTAAATTTTCAAAAAAATATATTATTATAAGCCTGCTGAACTGGCTTGCAATACTTCTAATTTTTAGTGGTCCATTTGTATCAAATTTTGTTTTTTTTAAAGAGCATAAAACAATAACCATTTTGGTTATTGTAGCTTTAATTCTTTTATCAATTGCTATTCCCTTTTTATCATGGAAAACAAAATCTTTTTATGTAACTGATTCAGAAATTATTTACTCTTATGGAATAATATTTAAAAATAAGGTAAGTGTAAGATTTGATAAAATCAGTAATATAAAAATTCAAAGAAATTTAATTGATTTGATTTTTGGAATTTCAAAATTAAATTTTAATAGCGGAAGCGTCGTTTCAGCTGGTTCTGAAATCAAACTGGTTTTAGATCGTTCTTATGCTGATGTTCTAAAAAATTATTTTGATTATATTCTAAAAAATCCTCAAGAACATAAAGTTGAAAGCTTTCCTCGCCCTCAAAAATATTCTTTGGTTCAAATAGGTAAAGCTGAGTGTAAAGAATTTAGTTTAAAACAAAAAATACTAATGCCCTTACTATCCTCAGGTAGTTTATTAATTATATTATCTATTGTAACGGTGTTATTTATATTGCTTTTCTTTGGAAAGTTTCAAGAAATAAGCCCTGAAGAAACTTCTTTTGAACTAGATTTTACAAGATTCAATAGTTCGTATTTAGGGTGGAAAATTTTAGGAATAATAGCTTTAGAATTATTTGTTTATATAATTCGAGTAGTTGCTCTTATCTTAAAATATTATAATTTTTCAATAGTAAGAAATAAAGATCAAATACATCTAAAACATGGCTTGATTAATCAAAAAAATTACACTATAAATATAATCAAAATCAATGCCGTGATAATTAAACAATCAATTCTTCAAAGAATCTTTAAATATGCAGAATTGAATTTGTCCTTTGTTGGTAATTTTATGGGTGATAATAGCAACAAAGAAAGTATACCTACAAAAGAATTGATTCCAATGATAAAAATTGCTCGTTTGAAACCATTTATGCAAAATTATTTAGATGAATTTTTTAAAGAAATTGAAGTCATAAAGCCCAAAAGACATCGTATGCTTCACTTTATTTGGATACCCATGCTGTTAATTTTAATCCCAGAAATTTTTATTAATATCATCTTTGTTGAACTGGATGTTCCAGTAATGGTGGCACCTGCAATATCGATAGCAATTTTTGTTTTGGTTTTAATAGGTCAATTGCTTATGATGTTTAATGCAGGTTTAGGTTATAACAATGATTTGATATTGGTAAGCAATGGATCTTATATAAAAAATACTTATATAATCAAAAAATCTGCAATTCAACATATTGAGACTATTGCTGGACCTATTAGAAGAAAGCAAAATCTTTGCGGATTAATTATTAGATATAGAGAAGCACTTAGCTTTGTTTCAGCCAAACATTATGACCTTGATTTGGCAAAAAAATTAGAAAATGATTTATGCAGTGATTAA
- a CDS encoding PH domain-containing protein encodes MDFQKIEKKMIYVRLITRSFFFLIYLIGIGIGLGNLYLYVNFTLFVFVTVLAGLLTLFFALLTFAFPFWIYKIYGYYISENKIVVRNGVIFLNTDIIPIKRVQHIEIMQGPIVRIFGLGSLNIYSAGSVQRIVGVKKQTAELLADQVKSCLDKKLEKAENTSV; translated from the coding sequence ATGGATTTTCAAAAAATTGAAAAAAAGATGATTTATGTAAGACTGATAACTAGAAGTTTTTTCTTTTTGATTTATCTGATAGGTATAGGAATTGGACTTGGAAATCTTTATTTATATGTGAATTTCACATTATTTGTTTTTGTAACTGTATTGGCAGGATTGCTGACTTTGTTTTTTGCTTTATTGACCTTTGCTTTTCCATTTTGGATTTATAAAATTTATGGATATTATATAAGCGAAAATAAAATTGTCGTAAGAAACGGCGTGATTTTTCTAAACACTGATATTATTCCCATAAAAAGAGTTCAGCATATTGAAATAATGCAAGGCCCTATTGTACGTATTTTTGGATTGGGAAGTCTTAATATTTATTCAGCAGGTTCAGTTCAAAGAATTGTAGGAGTAAAAAAGCAAACCGCAGAGCTATTAGCTGATCAAGTAAAATCATGTCTTGACAAAAAATTGGAAAAGGCGGAAAATACCAGTGTCTGA
- a CDS encoding SpoVA/SpoVAEb family sporulation membrane protein, whose protein sequence is METLFMYLKVFLVGGLLCLIAEILIIKTKISSARILVIFLVAGVVLEAVGVFQYLKEFAGAGVSVPIMGFGSSLAKGAIEGVKTDGLIGAFSGGIIKTAAGIGAVTVFSYIVALIFNPKSK, encoded by the coding sequence ATGGAAACGCTGTTTATGTATCTTAAGGTTTTTTTAGTAGGCGGATTATTATGTTTGATAGCCGAAATTCTTATAATAAAAACTAAAATCTCATCTGCTAGAATTTTGGTTATCTTTTTGGTGGCTGGTGTTGTTTTGGAAGCGGTTGGTGTTTTTCAGTATCTAAAAGAATTTGCAGGAGCAGGAGTTAGTGTACCCATCATGGGCTTTGGCAGTTCACTTGCAAAAGGTGCAATAGAAGGGGTAAAAACAGACGGACTAATTGGAGCATTTAGCGGAGGTATTATAAAAACTGCAGCAGGAATAGGTGCAGTTACGGTGTTTTCATACATAGTAGCACTTATATTTAATCCAAAAAGCAAATAG
- a CDS encoding replication-associated recombination protein A, with the protein MDLFSMAAKSMAPLSERVRPKTLDEFVGQKHIVGKNSLLRRAIAADKLGSCIFYGPPGTGKTTLANIIANTSNAYFEKLNAVSSGVADAKRVIEEAENRLKLYSQRTYLLLDECHRWNKAQSDSVLAAIEKGIIIFIGSTTENPYVSMTRAIVSRCRIFEFLPIDQNDIIDFLKRAVKNPEGLGNLKLEIDEDAYKHWAWACSGDLRTALNALELAVMTTQPSKDGVIRIDKTIAEQSIQAKALSIDQSIYYDMLSAFCKSLRGSDPNAALYWANRLIMAGCDPLIIARRLIVHASEDVGLADSNASLIAVNAYTAIEKLGMPEGNIPLTHAIIYVCLAPKSNSVVVAMGAVMDAIKNTKDDNVPHYLRDKTYPHVIDDKSTYKYPHDFGGYVEQQYLPDSLKGAKFYYPLKNGDEPKLIERLRNEKNKNKNKK; encoded by the coding sequence ATGGATTTATTTAGTATGGCTGCTAAATCAATGGCACCTTTATCCGAAAGGGTAAGACCCAAAACTTTGGATGAATTTGTAGGCCAAAAGCATATTGTAGGTAAAAATTCACTTTTACGTCGTGCCATTGCGGCGGACAAGCTTGGCAGCTGTATTTTTTACGGCCCGCCTGGAACGGGTAAGACGACTTTGGCTAATATTATCGCCAATACATCTAATGCCTATTTTGAGAAGCTAAATGCAGTTTCCAGCGGGGTTGCCGATGCAAAAAGAGTAATTGAAGAAGCAGAAAATCGTCTCAAACTTTATTCCCAAAGAACTTATCTTTTGCTTGATGAATGTCATCGTTGGAACAAAGCACAGTCAGACAGCGTGTTAGCAGCAATAGAAAAGGGCATTATAATTTTTATAGGCAGTACGACAGAAAATCCTTATGTGTCTATGACTCGCGCTATTGTATCAAGATGCCGTATTTTTGAGTTTTTGCCAATAGACCAAAATGATATTATCGATTTTTTAAAACGTGCTGTAAAAAATCCAGAAGGTTTGGGCAACCTAAAACTTGAAATAGATGAAGACGCTTACAAACATTGGGCTTGGGCATGTTCGGGAGATTTGAGAACAGCTTTAAATGCACTTGAATTAGCTGTAATGACTACTCAGCCATCAAAAGACGGAGTTATAAGGATTGACAAGACGATTGCAGAACAGTCCATTCAGGCAAAGGCATTATCAATTGATCAATCTATTTATTATGATATGTTAAGTGCTTTTTGTAAGTCGTTAAGAGGTTCAGACCCTAATGCAGCATTATATTGGGCTAATAGATTGATTATGGCTGGATGCGACCCTTTGATAATAGCAAGACGGCTTATAGTTCACGCAAGCGAAGATGTAGGGCTTGCTGATTCTAATGCTTCATTAATAGCTGTTAATGCCTATACAGCAATAGAAAAACTTGGAATGCCCGAAGGTAATATTCCGCTTACTCATGCAATAATATATGTATGTCTTGCGCCCAAGTCTAATTCTGTTGTAGTTGCTATGGGCGCTGTAATGGACGCTATAAAAAATACAAAAGATGATAATGTGCCGCATTATTTGAGAGATAAAACCTATCCGCATGTTATCGATGATAAAAGTACATACAAATATCCGCATGATTTTGGCGGTTATGTAGAACAGCAATATTTGCCTGACAGTTTAAAAGGTGCAAAATTTTATTATCCATTAAAAAATGGCGATGAACCAAAACTTATTGAAAGATTGAGAAATGAAAAAAATAAGAACAAAAATAAAAAGTAA
- the spoIIAB gene encoding anti-sigma F factor, whose product MKVDNEMTLIIPALSKNESFARSTVAAFAVDMDPSLEEINDIKTAVCEAVTNSIVHGYQKQGDGLITINAKIIGKVLHITISDNGVGIEDIDKARQPYFTTKPEEERAGMGFTVMETFMDTLEVLPNENGGLKVIMTKTIKG is encoded by the coding sequence ATGAAAGTTGATAATGAAATGACACTTATTATTCCTGCTCTTTCAAAAAATGAATCCTTTGCGCGAAGCACAGTTGCTGCTTTTGCGGTTGATATGGATCCAAGTTTGGAAGAAATCAATGACATAAAAACTGCTGTTTGTGAGGCGGTTACTAACAGCATAGTGCATGGTTATCAAAAACAAGGTGATGGTTTGATAACTATCAATGCCAAAATCATAGGCAAAGTCTTACATATCACTATAAGTGATAATGGAGTCGGTATAGAAGATATAGATAAGGCAAGGCAGCCATATTTTACAACCAAACCTGAAGAAGAACGTGCAGGAATGGGCTTTACAGTAATGGAAACATTTATGGACACGTTAGAAGTGCTGCCAAATGAAAATGGCGGTCTTAAAGTCATAATGACCAAAACTATAAAAGGATAA
- the yunB gene encoding sporulation protein YunB — protein MEVYISPPKKRIKKKRIVIIVIILSIIVYCFVFFKRNIDPIIVSVSEKKVEALANLAVAKAVDEINSQNLTYAELVNIIYDNDGNIKLISANPVKINQITQNISIKTYDYISKLGIDGIKISLGTLTGMPIFTERGPNMTFELLPVGSVKCELKSDFISAGINQTNHKIYVMVSSDVTVVIPGLKDKKITAKSIVLLAESIIIGKVPETYLNFNKMDEMLNLVP, from the coding sequence ATGGAAGTTTATATTTCGCCACCCAAAAAACGCATAAAAAAGAAAAGGATTGTTATAATTGTTATAATTTTATCAATTATAGTATATTGTTTTGTCTTTTTTAAAAGAAATATTGACCCTATTATTGTTTCTGTTTCTGAAAAAAAAGTTGAAGCGCTGGCTAATTTGGCAGTTGCTAAGGCTGTTGATGAGATAAATTCTCAAAACTTAACTTATGCTGAATTGGTAAACATAATATATGACAATGACGGAAATATAAAATTGATTTCAGCAAATCCAGTGAAAATCAACCAAATAACTCAAAATATATCGATAAAAACTTATGATTACATATCCAAGCTAGGAATAGACGGAATAAAAATATCATTAGGTACTTTGACTGGAATGCCTATATTCACAGAAAGAGGACCAAATATGACATTTGAATTATTGCCAGTAGGTTCTGTCAAATGTGAATTGAAATCAGATTTTATATCAGCAGGAATCAATCAAACTAATCATAAGATATATGTTATGGTAAGTTCGGATGTAACAGTTGTTATTCCAGGTCTTAAAGACAAGAAGATAACAGCAAAATCAATAGTTTTGTTAGCAGAGAGTATTATAATAGGCAAAGTACCCGAAACATACTTAAATTTTAATAAAATGGATGAAATGCTTAATCTTGTGCCTTAA
- the pheS gene encoding phenylalanine--tRNA ligase subunit alpha, giving the protein MQQTLNAIIENCFKELDICNDLNTLNAIRVKVLGKNGELTQVLRKMKDIAPEERPKVGKQINDAREQIEQKIAQKEIVLNEIELQRKLENERVDITLPSQKVLKGGLHPQTIVRNRIIDIFTSMGYSVEDGPEIETEYYNFEALNIPDDHPSKDMQDTFFITDSLRYNIILRSQTSNTQIRVMEKTKPPIKMINPGRVYRCDDIDATHSPMFHQIEGLVVDKGINMSDLNGTLSAFVKELFGSKTRTRLRPSFFPFTEPSVEADATCPFCDNKGCRVCKGTGWIEILGAGMVNPKVLRNCNIDPDVYTGFAFGMGVDRITNILYGITDCRIPFENDIRFLKQFR; this is encoded by the coding sequence ATGCAACAAACTTTAAACGCTATTATTGAAAATTGCTTCAAAGAATTAGATATTTGTAATGATTTGAATACTTTGAATGCAATAAGAGTTAAAGTTCTTGGAAAGAATGGCGAATTGACACAAGTCTTGCGTAAGATGAAAGATATTGCGCCTGAAGAACGCCCCAAAGTCGGTAAGCAAATTAATGACGCAAGAGAACAGATTGAGCAAAAGATAGCCCAAAAAGAAATTGTTCTTAATGAAATCGAACTTCAAAGAAAACTTGAAAATGAACGAGTTGATATTACATTGCCGTCACAAAAGGTTTTAAAAGGAGGATTGCATCCTCAAACTATTGTGAGAAACCGAATTATAGATATCTTTACTTCAATGGGATATTCTGTAGAAGACGGACCAGAAATAGAAACAGAATATTATAATTTTGAAGCGCTTAATATTCCTGATGACCATCCTTCGAAGGATATGCAGGATACTTTCTTTATCACTGATTCTTTGAGATATAATATAATATTGCGTTCTCAAACTTCTAATACACAAATTCGTGTTATGGAAAAGACAAAACCTCCTATCAAAATGATTAATCCTGGCAGGGTGTATCGTTGCGATGATATCGATGCTACACATTCACCTATGTTCCATCAGATAGAAGGGCTTGTTGTTGATAAGGGTATTAATATGAGCGATTTAAATGGAACTTTGAGTGCGTTTGTAAAAGAGTTATTTGGTTCAAAAACACGCACGCGTTTGCGTCCTTCGTTCTTCCCGTTTACTGAACCCAGCGTTGAAGCTGATGCTACATGTCCTTTTTGCGACAATAAAGGCTGCAGGGTATGTAAAGGAACTGGCTGGATAGAGATTCTGGGAGCGGGAATGGTTAATCCCAAGGTGTTAAGAAACTGCAATATTGATCCTGATGTTTATACTGGTTTTGCTTTTGGAATGGGAGTTGACCGCATAACAAATATTTTATATGGAATAACTGATTGCAGAATACCTTTTGAAAACGACATACGTTTTTTGAAGCAATTTAGATAA
- the serS gene encoding serine--tRNA ligase, giving the protein MIDIKFLRNNPEIVKENIKKKFQDQKLPLVDEVIKLDQEFRDVKVKCDTLRSRRNTISKEIGALMAKGKKEEAIEAKKEVELMANELTELEKQEEILAKKINDIMLVIPNIIDDSVPIGKDDSENVEVERFGEPVVPDFEIPYHVDIMERLNGIDIDSARKTSGNGFYYLKGDIARLHSAILSYARDFMIDRGFTYYIPPFMIRSNVVTGVMSFAEMENMMYKIEGEDLYLIGTSEHSMIGKFIDTILPEDQLPQTLTSYSPCFRKEVGAHGIEERGVYRIHQFEKQEMVVVCKPEDSMKWFKQLYQNTIDFFRSLDIPVRLLECCSGDLADLKVKSVDVEAWSPRQKKYFEVGSCSNLGDAQARRLGIRIKSKEKGNYFAHTLNNTVVAPPRMLIAFLENNLNADGSVNIPQPLQMYMGGKSKIR; this is encoded by the coding sequence ATGATTGACATCAAATTTTTGCGAAATAATCCTGAGATTGTAAAAGAGAACATCAAAAAGAAGTTTCAGGATCAAAAATTGCCTTTGGTTGATGAGGTAATTAAACTTGATCAAGAATTTAGAGATGTTAAGGTCAAGTGCGATACATTGCGAAGCCGCAGAAATACTATCAGCAAAGAAATCGGCGCTTTAATGGCTAAGGGCAAAAAGGAAGAAGCAATAGAAGCAAAAAAAGAAGTTGAATTAATGGCTAATGAGCTAACAGAACTTGAAAAACAGGAAGAGATATTAGCCAAAAAAATTAACGATATTATGTTGGTTATACCAAACATAATTGACGATTCTGTTCCTATCGGAAAAGACGACAGCGAAAATGTTGAAGTGGAAAGGTTTGGAGAACCAGTTGTTCCTGATTTTGAAATACCGTATCATGTTGATATTATGGAAAGGTTAAACGGTATTGATATTGACAGTGCAAGAAAAACTAGTGGTAACGGATTTTATTATCTAAAAGGTGATATAGCAAGATTGCATTCGGCAATTTTGTCTTATGCTAGAGATTTTATGATTGACAGGGGATTCACTTATTATATACCGCCTTTTATGATTCGTTCTAATGTCGTAACAGGTGTAATGAGTTTTGCCGAAATGGAAAATATGATGTATAAAATCGAAGGCGAAGATTTGTATCTTATCGGTACTAGCGAGCATTCAATGATAGGAAAATTTATTGATACCATATTGCCCGAAGATCAATTACCTCAAACTTTGACCAGCTATTCGCCTTGTTTTAGAAAGGAAGTAGGTGCTCATGGTATAGAAGAACGAGGCGTTTATCGTATTCATCAATTTGAAAAACAAGAAATGGTAGTTGTTTGCAAGCCTGAAGACAGTATGAAATGGTTTAAACAACTTTATCAAAATACTATTGATTTCTTTAGATCTCTTGATATTCCTGTAAGATTATTAGAATGCTGCTCGGGAGATTTGGCAGATCTAAAAGTTAAAAGCGTGGATGTTGAGGCATGGTCACCTCGTCAAAAGAAATATTTTGAAGTAGGAAGTTGTTCAAACTTAGGCGATGCTCAAGCAAGACGACTTGGAATACGTATTAAGAGCAAAGAAAAGGGTAATTATTTTGCTCATACTCTTAACAATACTGTTGTTGCACCGCCTAGAATGCTCATAGCTTTCTTGGAAAACAATCTTAATGCTGACGGTTCGGTTAATATACCACAGCCTTTACAAATGTATATGGGCGGAAAATCAAAAATTCGATAA
- a CDS encoding SigB/SigF/SigG family RNA polymerase sigma factor: MPVLEHDETIELIAKAQKGDEEAKTKLLVHNSPLIKSIIRRYMNKGVDYDDLYQLGSMGFLKAIKNFDTSYNVKFSTYAVPMIAGEVKRFLRDDGYIKVSRSLKLISTKINQFIDNYKKHNATDPSIEMLSKEFNLEPQEIVFAMDSAKVPISLYEKNDDSDSSPGLIDKISSENDNSEDVLDKLILSDIINDLTEREKKIIMLRYYRDKTQSEIAAQLGVSQVQVSRLESKIIEKIKARFLPQKPKT, translated from the coding sequence ATGCCGGTGCTTGAACACGATGAGACAATTGAATTAATTGCTAAGGCTCAAAAAGGGGATGAAGAAGCCAAAACCAAATTATTGGTTCATAATTCGCCTCTTATTAAAAGTATAATTAGACGTTATATGAATAAAGGGGTTGATTATGACGACTTATATCAATTGGGCTCAATGGGTTTTTTAAAAGCTATCAAAAATTTTGATACTTCATACAATGTTAAGTTTTCGACTTATGCCGTACCTATGATAGCAGGCGAAGTCAAGAGATTTTTAAGAGATGACGGTTATATAAAGGTTTCTAGGTCATTAAAACTTATATCAACAAAAATCAATCAATTTATTGATAATTATAAAAAGCACAATGCAACTGATCCAAGCATAGAAATGCTGTCCAAAGAATTTAATCTTGAGCCCCAAGAAATTGTATTTGCTATGGATTCGGCAAAAGTTCCTATTTCACTATATGAAAAAAATGATGATTCGGATTCGTCACCAGGGCTTATAGATAAAATATCAAGTGAAAATGATAATTCAGAGGATGTTTTGGATAAATTGATTTTATCAGATATAATTAATGATTTGACTGAGCGCGAAAAAAAGATAATTATGCTAAGATATTATCGTGATAAAACTCAAAGCGAAATAGCTGCACAGCTAGGAGTAAGTCAAGTTCAGGTTTCAAGGTTAGAGAGTAAGATAATTGAAAAAATTAAAGCACGTTTTTTACCTCAAAAGCCTAAAACTTAA
- a CDS encoding STAS domain-containing protein, whose amino-acid sequence MRIENKLFNNTLYIAIYGELDEYTAVYTRNELDKLIDQNDMKRVVVDLSELTFMDSTGVGIMIGRFKKLRAKNIPIFIANPSKTVDKIFSMTGLYEIMPKIG is encoded by the coding sequence ATGAGAATAGAAAATAAGTTATTTAACAACACATTGTATATCGCTATTTATGGCGAATTGGACGAATACACAGCAGTCTATACGCGCAATGAATTAGACAAACTTATTGATCAAAATGACATGAAAAGAGTAGTTGTTGATTTGTCCGAACTCACTTTTATGGATAGTACGGGGGTGGGCATAATGATAGGGCGTTTTAAAAAGCTAAGAGCTAAAAACATACCGATATTTATAGCCAATCCCAGCAAAACGGTCGACAAAATATTTTCTATGACCGGGCTATATGAAATTATGCCCAAAATCGGATGA
- the spoVAD gene encoding stage V sporulation protein AD encodes MRLFDFGIELDINLTKDNKTLKRTKAKNSKQIGEQTIVFPNEPKIFSSHSIVSQKEKDGPFAGYFKDVLKDPNFDEKTFEKAETKMFVYALYNAIKNAGITQKDVDVLFSGDLLAQIISASYCARLFDISYLGIYGACSTMAEGLILSAMMIDGGFAEIAACVTGSHYATAERQYRGPLELGAQKQKYSQHTVTAAAAAVVGLVKEGIKITKATIGKVEDYGITDPANMGAAMAPSAMSTLVQFFVDTNTKPDDYDLIATGDLGKLGSDLLRQLMDEKGYHLGQNYMDCGAAIYSHDQHTAEGGSGCGCGASVLDAYILHKMKKGEYKKVIFAATGALLSTIITQQGESMPSVTHLVLLES; translated from the coding sequence ATGAGATTGTTTGATTTTGGAATAGAATTAGATATTAATTTAACAAAAGATAATAAGACATTAAAAAGAACAAAAGCTAAAAACAGTAAGCAGATTGGTGAACAGACTATTGTTTTTCCCAATGAGCCCAAAATTTTTAGCAGTCATTCTATAGTATCTCAAAAAGAAAAAGATGGTCCGTTTGCAGGATATTTTAAAGATGTTCTAAAAGATCCAAATTTTGACGAGAAGACATTTGAAAAAGCCGAGACCAAGATGTTTGTATATGCATTATATAATGCAATTAAGAATGCCGGTATAACCCAAAAGGATGTAGATGTCTTATTCTCGGGCGATTTATTGGCGCAAATTATCTCGGCAAGCTATTGCGCTAGATTATTTGATATTTCTTATTTGGGAATTTATGGCGCTTGTTCTACTATGGCAGAAGGTTTGATTCTTTCGGCAATGATGATCGATGGGGGCTTTGCAGAAATTGCGGCATGTGTTACAGGCAGTCATTACGCTACTGCCGAAAGACAATATAGAGGGCCTCTTGAATTGGGTGCTCAAAAACAAAAATACTCTCAACATACAGTTACAGCAGCTGCGGCAGCTGTAGTAGGACTTGTAAAAGAAGGAATAAAAATAACAAAAGCAACAATAGGCAAGGTAGAGGATTATGGAATTACAGACCCTGCCAATATGGGCGCAGCAATGGCACCCTCGGCCATGAGTACGCTAGTTCAATTCTTTGTTGACACAAATACAAAACCGGATGATTATGATCTGATAGCAACGGGTGATTTAGGTAAGCTAGGAAGCGACTTGTTAAGACAGTTAATGGATGAAAAAGGTTATCATCTAGGACAAAATTATATGGACTGTGGTGCGGCCATTTATAGTCATGACCAGCATACTGCTGAAGGCGGAAGCGGTTGTGGATGCGGTGCGAGTGTATTGGATGCTTATATCCTGCATAAGATGAAAAAAGGCGAGTATAAAAAAGTGATTTTTGCGGCGACAGGCGCGCTTTTGAGCACAATAATAACCCAGCAAGGAGAAAGCATGCCGTCGGTAACACATTTGGTTTTATTGGAGAGTTAA
- the spoVAC gene encoding stage V sporulation protein AC — protein MEIPSGEKFKEKHKERNKKYTDYVELVSPKQTTWKSLFNAYWIGGLICLLGQVLFDLARLIFKVSEDKASTIALIVLIFLTALLTGIGIFDKIAYYAGGGTFLPITGFANAISSAAIEFKAEGLIFGLSSKFYTVAGPVIVNGILSSFIVGLIYYIIGLF, from the coding sequence ATGGAGATACCCAGCGGAGAAAAGTTTAAGGAAAAGCATAAAGAACGAAATAAAAAATATACCGATTATGTAGAACTTGTCTCACCTAAGCAAACTACATGGAAATCTTTATTTAATGCCTATTGGATAGGCGGTTTGATTTGCTTGCTTGGGCAAGTGCTTTTTGATTTGGCAAGATTGATATTTAAGGTGTCAGAAGATAAGGCATCGACTATTGCCCTTATTGTTTTGATATTTTTAACTGCACTTTTAACAGGCATAGGTATATTTGATAAGATAGCGTATTATGCAGGTGGTGGTACATTTTTGCCCATAACAGGGTTTGCTAATGCTATTTCTAGTGCTGCAATAGAATTTAAGGCGGAAGGGCTAATTTTTGGTCTTAGCAGCAAATTTTATACAGTAGCTGGACCAGTAATAGTTAATGGAATTTTGTCTTCATTTATAGTGGGATTGATATATTACATAATAGGCTTATTTTAG
- a CDS encoding rubrerythrin family protein yields the protein MKELKGTQTEKNLKEAFAGESMARTKYTFFASVAKKEGYEQIAEIFLNTADNEKEHAKLWYKALGLIGDTAENLVSAAAGENYEWTTMYAEFAKTAREEGFPEIAARMELVAKIEKEHEERYKKLLDNIQNNKVFERDEEQVWICRNCGHIFKGKKVPKECPVCNHPSAYFELRAENY from the coding sequence ATGAAAGAATTAAAAGGAACTCAAACTGAAAAAAATCTAAAAGAAGCATTTGCCGGCGAATCTATGGCAAGAACTAAGTACACTTTCTTTGCTTCTGTAGCAAAAAAAGAGGGTTATGAACAGATTGCTGAAATTTTCTTAAATACTGCAGATAACGAAAAAGAACACGCAAAACTTTGGTACAAAGCTTTGGGTTTGATAGGTGATACAGCAGAAAATCTTGTTTCAGCTGCAGCAGGTGAGAACTATGAATGGACAACGATGTATGCTGAATTTGCAAAGACAGCTAGAGAAGAAGGCTTCCCTGAAATAGCAGCAAGAATGGAATTAGTTGCTAAGATTGAAAAAGAACATGAAGAACGCTACAAAAAGCTTCTCGACAATATCCAGAACAACAAAGTATTCGAAAGAGACGAAGAACAAGTATGGATTTGCCGCAACTGCGGACATATCTTCAAGGGTAAGAAAGTTCCTAAGGAATGCCCTGTATGCAATCATCCTAGTGCATACTTTGAATTAAGAGCAGAAAACTATTAA